In the genome of Gloeotrichia echinulata CP02, one region contains:
- a CDS encoding cation transporting ATPase C-terminal domain-containing protein: protein MLGASAILPFLPMQPVQILVNNLLYDFSQTGIPFDNVDKEYLAKPRKWQINDIQKFMLFIGPISSIFDYTTYALMWFIFGANTVDKQALFQTGWFVESLMTQTLIVHIIRTAKIPLIQSWPALSTLLVTLTIMAVGLYLPFSPIGSTLGFVPLPSSYFPWLVLILSSYCVLTQFVKTWFINKYGYN from the coding sequence ATGTTGGGTGCAAGTGCCATACTGCCATTTTTGCCCATGCAACCAGTGCAAATTTTAGTAAATAATTTGCTCTACGATTTTTCCCAAACAGGAATTCCCTTCGATAATGTTGACAAAGAATATCTAGCCAAACCGCGTAAATGGCAGATTAATGATATTCAAAAATTCATGCTATTCATTGGTCCGATTAGTTCAATTTTTGACTATACGACCTATGCTTTAATGTGGTTTATTTTTGGAGCTAATACTGTAGATAAGCAAGCATTGTTTCAAACAGGTTGGTTTGTCGAAAGCCTGATGACTCAAACTTTGATTGTCCATATTATTCGGACAGCTAAAATTCCATTGATTCAAAGCTGGCCTGCTTTGTCAACACTGTTAGTAACTCTGACTATTATGGCGGTAGGTCTTTATCTTCCTTTTTCACCCATTGGCTCAACTTTAGGGTTCGTACCCTTGCCATCAAGTTACTTCCCTTGGTTAGTGTTAATTCTATCGAGTTATTGTGTGTTGACGCAATTTGTGAAGACTTGGTTTATCAACAAATATGGCTATAACTAA
- the gntT gene encoding guanitoxin biosynthesis MATE family efflux transporter GntT, translating into MTFVIWDRYKFLPRFYKLASVSMFSNMMIPLAGLVDIAFLGHLADIRHLTGVILGTILFDYLYRVLKFLRSSTNALTAQGVGADDSKAVLLAGLRSGLMALSIGLLMLLLQYPLQKIGFTILSGSPEIEASGVDYFYARIWGAPAVLLNFVLMGWFLGREMNGVVLLMSIIGNGSNVLLDYLMIVRWGWESMGAGLATAISQYLALVTGLIGVCFSISWKVLPDALLEVFDWAALRDTIALKGNILIRFLALISTYAIFTNLSAAMGTIVLAENGLLLQIALLSQFTIQGVGMTTQTLTGNFYAKKSKEQMIPLLVVSVFTSLLVAMAFAVVSVVFPDAVFGLLTSHAEVNQHITSYNIWLLPLLGLTAIAFMLEGYFIGLKEGVVLRNAVLLAFGLGFLPLAITAWYLHNNHLLWISLVSYMATIILVLGLQLPRTLDSENRQNQELLPSA; encoded by the coding sequence ATGACATTTGTGATTTGGGACCGTTACAAATTCTTGCCTCGCTTCTACAAGCTAGCAAGCGTTAGTATGTTTTCTAATATGATGATACCCCTAGCGGGTCTGGTTGACATTGCCTTTTTGGGACATCTAGCAGATATTCGTCACTTGACTGGAGTGATTCTGGGAACTATTCTGTTTGACTACCTTTATCGTGTATTGAAGTTTCTGCGCTCAAGTACTAACGCACTCACAGCACAAGGTGTAGGCGCTGATGATTCTAAAGCCGTCTTATTGGCGGGACTACGAAGCGGCTTAATGGCACTAAGTATTGGTTTACTGATGTTGCTGCTGCAATACCCGCTGCAAAAAATAGGATTTACCATCCTCAGTGGTTCCCCAGAGATTGAAGCCTCTGGGGTTGATTATTTTTACGCCCGGATTTGGGGTGCCCCGGCTGTATTGCTTAACTTTGTGCTGATGGGTTGGTTTCTAGGGCGAGAAATGAATGGCGTAGTGCTATTGATGTCTATTATTGGTAATGGTTCTAATGTGCTACTAGACTATTTAATGATTGTCAGATGGGGCTGGGAAAGCATGGGAGCCGGACTAGCAACAGCTATAAGTCAGTATTTGGCACTAGTAACTGGTTTGATCGGGGTATGCTTCAGTATTTCCTGGAAAGTATTACCAGATGCATTGCTAGAGGTTTTTGATTGGGCTGCCTTGAGAGACACCATTGCACTTAAAGGTAATATTCTAATACGATTTTTAGCCCTAATATCCACCTACGCTATCTTCACAAACTTGAGTGCAGCAATGGGAACAATTGTCTTAGCAGAAAACGGGTTGCTGCTTCAAATTGCTCTTTTGAGTCAGTTTACAATTCAAGGTGTGGGGATGACAACCCAAACATTGACAGGAAACTTTTACGCTAAAAAGTCTAAAGAACAGATGATACCGTTGCTCGTTGTCTCTGTATTCACTAGTTTGCTAGTGGCAATGGCTTTCGCTGTAGTATCTGTTGTATTCCCAGATGCTGTATTTGGGCTATTGACTAGTCATGCAGAAGTCAACCAACATATCACTAGCTATAATATTTGGTTATTACCTCTGTTAGGATTGACTGCTATTGCCTTCATGCTGGAAGGATACTTCATCGGGTTAAAAGAAGGAGTAGTGCTTCGTAATGCTGTTCTCCTCGCTTTTGGATTAGGTTTTCTACCACTAGCAATAACAGCGTGGTATCTCCACAATAACCACCTGCTGTGGATATCTCTTGTATCTTATATGGCAACTATCATCTTAGTACTGGGGTTACAACTACCCCGAACTTTGGATAGCGAAAATCGCCAGAATCAGGAATTACTTCCCAGTGCTTGA
- a CDS encoding CTP synthase, whose translation MTKFIFVTGGVVSSIGKGIVAASLGRLLKSRNYSVSILKLDPYINVDPGTMSPFQHGEVFVTEDGAETDLDLGHYERFTDTSMSRLNSVTTGSIYQAVITRERRGEYNGGTVQVIPHITNEIKQRILRVAQNTKIDAVITEIGGTVGDIESLPFLEAIRQFRKEVGRQNVLYMHVTLLPWIASAGEMKTKPTQHSVKELRSIGIQPDILVCRCDRPLAPRLKQKLSEFCDVPEECVITSQDAKSIYEVPLMLEREGMAEQVLDLLQMEQRLPNLVQWQRLVQKLYTPKYSVEIAIVGKYVGLGDAYISVVEALQHAAIFTQGQMRLRWVNSETLETEPAEDHLGGVDGIVVPGGFGIRGVDGKIAAIKYARERQIPFLGLCLGMQCSVIEWARHIEGLTDANSAEFDPHSSDPVINLLPEQQDVVDLGGTMRLGLYPCEIVPNTLAFKLYQRNVIYERHRHRYEFNNAYRHMLLKSGYVISGTSPDGRLVEIVELPKHPFFLASQFHPEFQSRPSNPHPLFKGFMQAAISRTHPTSGTPTPVEVS comes from the coding sequence ATGACTAAGTTTATCTTTGTAACTGGAGGCGTAGTTTCCAGTATTGGCAAAGGCATTGTAGCAGCAAGTCTGGGAAGGTTGCTTAAATCACGCAATTATTCGGTATCGATTCTCAAACTCGATCCTTATATTAATGTCGATCCAGGGACGATGAGTCCGTTTCAACATGGAGAGGTATTCGTTACTGAGGACGGCGCGGAAACAGATTTGGACTTGGGGCATTATGAACGCTTCACTGATACCTCAATGTCGCGTCTTAACAGTGTTACCACGGGATCAATTTACCAAGCTGTCATTACCAGAGAGCGCCGTGGTGAATATAATGGCGGCACTGTGCAGGTCATACCCCACATCACCAATGAAATTAAACAGCGGATTTTAAGGGTAGCACAAAATACGAAAATTGATGCCGTTATTACAGAAATAGGCGGCACAGTGGGAGATATTGAATCACTACCGTTTTTGGAAGCAATTCGCCAGTTTCGCAAGGAAGTGGGACGACAAAATGTCCTGTATATGCACGTTACCCTGTTACCGTGGATAGCCTCGGCTGGGGAAATGAAAACTAAGCCAACCCAGCATTCGGTTAAGGAACTCAGATCCATTGGCATTCAACCAGATATTTTAGTCTGTCGGTGCGATCGCCCCCTTGCTCCCCGATTGAAACAGAAATTATCCGAATTTTGTGATGTCCCAGAAGAATGCGTGATCACATCTCAAGATGCTAAAAGCATCTATGAAGTACCGCTAATGCTGGAAAGGGAAGGAATGGCCGAGCAAGTCCTAGATTTGCTGCAAATGGAACAACGCCTACCAAATTTGGTGCAGTGGCAAAGGTTGGTCCAAAAGTTGTACACTCCCAAATATAGTGTGGAAATTGCCATTGTTGGCAAATACGTGGGCTTAGGTGATGCCTATATCTCCGTGGTCGAAGCGCTGCAACATGCAGCCATTTTTACCCAAGGACAGATGCGTCTACGTTGGGTCAACTCCGAAACCTTGGAAACAGAACCAGCAGAAGACCATCTAGGTGGTGTTGATGGCATAGTTGTCCCAGGAGGTTTCGGGATTCGCGGCGTAGATGGTAAAATTGCCGCCATTAAATATGCCCGCGAGCGCCAAATCCCATTTTTAGGATTATGCTTAGGAATGCAATGTTCCGTAATTGAATGGGCTAGACATATTGAGGGATTAACTGATGCCAATAGTGCTGAATTTGACCCCCATAGTAGCGATCCGGTTATTAACCTTTTGCCAGAACAACAAGATGTGGTAGATTTAGGCGGTACAATGCGCTTGGGTCTTTATCCTTGTGAAATTGTGCCCAACACTCTGGCGTTTAAGCTCTATCAAAGAAATGTAATTTATGAACGACATCGCCATCGTTACGAGTTCAACAACGCTTACCGTCATATGTTACTCAAGTCTGGCTATGTCATTAGTGGTACATCTCCTGATGGACGTTTAGTCGAAATTGTGGAATTACCTAAGCACCCTTTCTTTCTGGCTAGTCAATTTCATCCAGAATTTCAATCGCGTCCTAGTAACCCCCATCCTTTATTTAAGGGATTTATGCAAGCCGCGATTTCCCGTACTCATCCTACCTCTGGTACACCAACACCAGTAGAAGTATCTTAA
- a CDS encoding cation-transporting P-type ATPase, whose product MKNFTQILNLKQTSNTTPSKSIEVSAHLIDVAYSDVETVLKTLNTSLEGLSEIQSSGRLQKYGFNEVAALPYLAC is encoded by the coding sequence ATGAAAAATTTTACCCAAATATTAAATCTAAAACAAACATCTAACACCACACCTAGTAAATCTATAGAAGTATCAGCCCACTTGATAGATGTAGCTTACAGTGATGTAGAAACTGTACTGAAAACCCTCAATACCAGTTTAGAAGGATTAAGTGAGATTCAGTCTTCTGGCAGATTACAAAAATACGGATTTAATGAAGTTGCGGCTCTTCCGTACTTAGCGTGCTAA
- a CDS encoding DUF2085 domain-containing protein: protein MRVALRRDLQVNWVSFIADFLLVGMVFGPPVAPFLAASGVFLLPGIADIIYFLGNHVCPQPDMGLDLAPPFIMAVCMRCYGTVTGLLLTRLLFAVTEGNGFYWLSQYGWSGAALASVLMMAYPLELAAQVFDLWSFNNYLVTPFGLITGLAWGLFTMPILHEVKIKSARLLANKN, encoded by the coding sequence ATGAGAGTGGCTTTGAGGAGAGATTTGCAGGTTAATTGGGTGAGTTTTATTGCTGATTTTCTGCTGGTGGGTATGGTTTTTGGCCCGCCAGTTGCTCCCTTTCTGGCTGCTTCTGGTGTGTTTTTGCTTCCGGGTATTGCGGACATTATTTATTTCTTGGGGAATCATGTGTGTCCGCAACCGGATATGGGGTTAGATTTGGCTCCGCCTTTTATTATGGCTGTGTGTATGCGCTGTTATGGTACGGTGACGGGTTTATTACTCACGCGCTTACTGTTTGCAGTGACTGAGGGTAATGGTTTTTATTGGTTGAGTCAATATGGTTGGAGTGGTGCGGCGCTGGCTAGTGTTTTGATGATGGCTTATCCTTTGGAGTTGGCGGCGCAGGTTTTCGATTTGTGGAGTTTTAATAATTATTTGGTTACGCCTTTTGGGTTGATTACGGGTTTGGCTTGGGGGTTGTTTACTATGCCGATTTTGCATGAAGTGAAGATAAAATCAGCCAGGTTATTAGCTAATAAAAACTGA
- a CDS encoding N-acetylmuramoyl-L-alanine amidase gives MKKLLGLVILSCTVTSSVALAESSLIVVFPQTNHQTTAEKIFFLGTAPPDGQVLINDKPIARSNAGHFAPSFPLQLGENLFTIRHLNQERQIKVTRLSTQPEIPQGLGFAKNSLAPAVDIARLPGELICFNAIAPSNATVSVNLASQTIVLAPQPTQAELPSNLAALTGKNQPGIQSTAGNYQGCTTVSTAADLGQPQFQMTLNGKMITQPGTGKIQILAPAQLPVVEVTADSGVARTGPDTDYSRLTPLPKGTRASVTGKEGEWLRLDYGAWIKSQETRILPNAIPPSTMIRSVGYRQLPNATEIIFPLQVPVPLSVQQGDRSFTLTLYNTTAQTDIIRTDDNSLISRLDWQQLPSPNGGSQRVQYTFNLKKSQQWGYQLRYEATSLVLTLRHPPVIGHKKRQPLSGIKILLDPGHGGKESGASGPTGYLEKDVNLVVSKLLRDELVKRGATVVMTRDVDKEVSLPERQAIISREQPAIALSVHYNSLPDDGDPKNTQGVGTFWYHPQSHNLAVFMHNYLVNQLSRSTYGVFWNNLALTRPTDTPSVLLELGFMSNPDEFEWVINPKEQKKLAKILAEGITQWFISTR, from the coding sequence GTGAAGAAACTTTTAGGATTGGTAATATTAAGCTGTACTGTCACCTCCTCGGTAGCATTGGCAGAGTCATCTCTGATAGTTGTTTTTCCCCAGACAAACCACCAGACTACGGCAGAAAAAATTTTCTTTCTTGGCACAGCACCACCAGACGGGCAGGTTTTGATCAATGATAAGCCAATTGCCCGCAGCAATGCCGGTCATTTTGCACCCAGTTTCCCTTTGCAGTTGGGAGAGAATCTGTTTACTATACGCCACCTTAATCAAGAACGCCAGATTAAGGTGACAAGGCTTTCCACTCAACCTGAGATACCACAGGGGTTAGGCTTTGCCAAAAATTCTCTCGCTCCAGCAGTTGACATTGCTAGATTACCAGGGGAATTAATTTGTTTTAACGCTATTGCACCATCTAACGCCACAGTATCTGTCAACTTGGCTAGTCAAACAATTGTCCTTGCACCCCAACCAACTCAGGCAGAATTACCAAGCAATTTGGCTGCCCTAACTGGGAAAAATCAACCTGGTATTCAGTCTACCGCAGGAAACTACCAAGGTTGCACTACGGTGTCAACTGCTGCCGATCTCGGACAACCTCAGTTTCAGATGACCCTCAATGGTAAGATGATAACGCAGCCTGGTACTGGCAAAATTCAAATTCTCGCACCCGCACAGTTGCCAGTTGTAGAAGTAACAGCAGACTCAGGTGTCGCTCGCACCGGTCCAGATACCGATTATTCTCGACTCACACCTCTGCCTAAAGGTACACGTGCCAGCGTCACAGGTAAGGAAGGTGAATGGTTACGTTTAGACTATGGCGCTTGGATTAAGAGTCAAGAAACCCGGATTTTACCAAATGCCATCCCACCAAGCACGATGATTCGGAGTGTGGGATATCGTCAACTTCCGAATGCCACAGAGATAATTTTCCCCTTACAAGTTCCTGTACCGTTGAGCGTGCAACAAGGCGATCGCAGTTTCACCCTTACCTTATACAATACCACTGCTCAAACGGATATTATTCGCACAGATGATAATTCTCTAATTTCTCGCTTAGATTGGCAACAATTACCTTCCCCGAATGGCGGGAGTCAGCGGGTGCAATACACCTTCAACCTCAAGAAATCCCAACAATGGGGTTATCAGCTCAGATACGAAGCTACAAGCCTAGTTTTGACTTTACGCCATCCGCCTGTAATTGGGCATAAAAAACGCCAACCGTTATCTGGCATCAAGATCTTACTAGACCCAGGACATGGCGGTAAAGAATCTGGCGCTAGTGGACCTACTGGATATCTGGAAAAAGATGTGAATTTGGTGGTATCTAAGTTGCTGCGCGATGAGTTAGTCAAGCGTGGCGCAACGGTGGTGATGACACGAGACGTTGATAAAGAAGTTTCCCTCCCAGAACGGCAGGCAATTATTAGTAGAGAACAACCTGCTATCGCTCTTTCTGTTCATTATAATTCCCTACCTGATGATGGAGATCCAAAAAATACTCAGGGAGTGGGCACTTTTTGGTATCATCCGCAATCTCATAATTTGGCTGTATTCATGCATAATTACCTCGTGAATCAGCTAAGTAGATCCACTTATGGTGTATTTTGGAATAATCTGGCTCTAACTCGTCCGACAGATACACCATCGGTGCTGCTGGAATTGGGTTTTATGAGTAACCCTGATGAATTTGAATGGGTGATAAACCCAAAAGAACAGAAAAAATTGGCAAAAATTCTAGCTGAGGGAATTACTCAATGGTTCATAAGTACGCGCTAA
- a CDS encoding TIGR00300 family protein, with protein MTSRIRFLMCAPDHYDVDYVINPWMEGNIHKSSRDRAVEQWQKLYHVLKEHAIVDLVPPQKGWPDMVFTANAGLVLGNSVVLSRFLHKERQGEEPYFQQWFEENGYTVNVLPKDLPFEGAGDALLDREGRWLWAGYGFRSELDSHPYLAKWLDIEVLSLRLMDERFYHLDTCFCPLANGYLLYYPGAFDSYSNRLIEMRVTPEKRIAIEEADAVNFACNAVNVEHIVIMNKASDTLKTRLANVGFQVIETPLTEFLKAGGAAKCLTLRVTEPVREEVHANVSVESRIIRLEGHLLDSGLINRALDLIVDTGGSFQVLNFNLGEQRQSTSAAEVKVSAPSHEVMEEIISQLIDLGAVDLPQDERDVKLEPVIQDGVAPDDFYVSTIYPTEVRINGQWVKVHNQRMDGAIAISQTPNGLFARCKILRDLAVGERVVVDVQGIRTIRKTESREQRNSQEFSFMSSGVSSERRVEIVVEQVAWELRKIRDTGGKLVVTAGPVVIHTGGGEHLSRLIREGYVQGLLGGNAIAVHDIEQNIMGTSLGVDMKRGVAVRGGHRHHLKVINTIRRYGSIAKAVEAGMIPSGVMYECVRHHIPFVLAGSIRDDGPLPDTEMNLIQAQEEYAKVLEGADMILMLSSMLHSIGVGNMTPAGVKMVCVDINPAVVTKLSDRGSIESVGVVTDVGLFLSLLTQQLDKLTSPYVANVG; from the coding sequence ATGACTTCCCGGATTCGCTTTTTGATGTGTGCCCCTGACCACTACGATGTGGACTATGTAATTAATCCCTGGATGGAAGGGAATATTCACAAATCGTCACGCGATCGCGCTGTTGAACAGTGGCAGAAACTTTATCACGTCCTCAAAGAACACGCAATTGTTGATTTAGTACCACCCCAAAAAGGTTGGCCGGATATGGTGTTTACCGCCAATGCTGGTTTGGTACTAGGGAATAGTGTAGTATTGAGTCGCTTTTTACACAAGGAACGGCAGGGAGAAGAGCCGTATTTCCAACAATGGTTTGAAGAAAATGGTTACACAGTCAATGTTCTACCGAAAGACTTACCTTTTGAAGGCGCAGGGGACGCACTGCTAGATCGGGAGGGACGTTGGTTATGGGCTGGATATGGCTTCCGTTCAGAATTAGATTCCCACCCCTATCTAGCCAAATGGCTAGATATTGAAGTCCTGTCTCTGCGATTGATGGATGAGCGCTTCTATCACCTAGATACCTGCTTTTGTCCGCTAGCAAACGGCTATTTACTGTACTATCCCGGCGCTTTTGATTCCTATTCCAACCGCTTAATTGAAATGCGCGTCACACCAGAAAAGCGGATTGCAATTGAAGAAGCCGATGCGGTAAACTTCGCCTGTAATGCGGTGAATGTGGAACACATCGTGATTATGAACAAGGCGAGTGATACTTTGAAAACCCGCCTTGCAAATGTGGGTTTCCAAGTTATCGAAACACCGCTGACGGAATTTCTCAAAGCTGGGGGTGCGGCTAAATGTCTCACGCTGCGGGTGACGGAACCAGTTAGGGAAGAAGTCCATGCGAATGTCTCGGTAGAAAGCCGGATTATTCGCCTGGAAGGACACCTGCTGGACTCTGGTTTGATTAACCGTGCTTTGGATTTGATTGTAGACACTGGGGGAAGTTTCCAAGTCCTAAATTTCAACTTGGGAGAACAGCGCCAAAGTACCTCAGCCGCTGAAGTTAAGGTATCAGCGCCATCCCATGAGGTGATGGAAGAAATCATCTCGCAATTGATTGATTTGGGTGCAGTAGACTTGCCCCAAGATGAGCGGGATGTCAAACTAGAGCCTGTGATCCAAGATGGTGTGGCTCCCGATGATTTCTATGTGAGTACCATTTATCCCACAGAAGTAAGGATTAATGGTCAGTGGGTGAAGGTACACAATCAGCGCATGGATGGGGCGATCGCCATTTCCCAAACCCCGAATGGGCTATTTGCGCGGTGTAAAATTTTACGTGATTTAGCAGTTGGTGAGCGGGTAGTCGTAGATGTCCAGGGTATCCGCACCATCCGCAAAACTGAATCCCGCGAACAACGCAATTCTCAGGAATTTAGCTTTATGTCGTCGGGGGTTTCCAGTGAGCGCCGCGTGGAAATAGTCGTGGAGCAAGTGGCTTGGGAATTACGTAAAATTAGGGATACTGGTGGTAAATTAGTTGTCACAGCAGGTCCGGTGGTGATTCACACTGGCGGCGGCGAACATCTATCACGCCTGATTCGCGAAGGCTATGTACAAGGATTGCTGGGCGGAAATGCGATCGCCGTCCATGACATCGAGCAAAATATTATGGGCACCTCCCTGGGTGTGGATATGAAGCGCGGTGTCGCTGTCCGTGGTGGACATCGCCATCACCTAAAGGTAATTAATACCATCCGCCGTTATGGTAGCATCGCCAAGGCTGTGGAGGCGGGGATGATTCCTAGTGGTGTGATGTATGAGTGTGTACGTCATCATATACCTTTTGTCCTGGCTGGTTCGATTCGGGATGATGGTCCTTTACCTGATACCGAAATGAATTTGATTCAAGCCCAGGAGGAATATGCCAAAGTCCTCGAAGGTGCGGATATGATTTTGATGCTCTCATCCATGCTGCACTCGATTGGGGTGGGTAATATGACTCCGGCTGGGGTGAAAATGGTCTGTGTGGATATTAATCCTGCTGTGGTGACTAAGTTAAGCGATCGCGGTTCGATAGAATCGGTCGGTGTGGTGACAGATGTGGGGTTGTTCTTGAGTCTGTTAACTCAGCAGCTCGATAAGTTGACAAGTCCCTATGTTGCTAATGTAGGTTAA
- a CDS encoding DMT family transporter, which yields MTSTEKLSSQPNLEENDLKKVEQLPTLSALVLLFIALIALSLAAIFIRFSEMEISSNATVFNRLWIAMTIFGVGSGIKQIQLYRSKDLIPQAVNLENFSFLNNLKLLLIMGVTSSIYITLWAWSLTQTSFANSIVLRSLTPVFTTFFGWLFLGQYFETTFLVGIAIALCGAIVIGITDFSYSTNNITGDVAALLAAIFYGVYLLSVEKLRTRFSSSTILLWRCFIGTVLTLPIVILSEQPIFPYSLSGWLAVISQAVVCQVLGQGLLAQSLNQLSSGFVATSLLLEPMITAFIAWVIFSEQLTFINCIAFCIVLLGVYLAKPRELTINTKE from the coding sequence ATGACAAGCACAGAAAAATTATCTAGTCAGCCAAATCTAGAGGAAAATGATCTCAAAAAGGTAGAGCAGTTACCCACACTGTCAGCACTAGTGTTATTATTTATCGCCTTAATAGCTTTGTCCCTTGCTGCAATCTTCATCAGATTTAGCGAAATGGAAATTAGTTCCAATGCTACAGTTTTCAATCGTTTGTGGATCGCAATGACGATTTTTGGCGTAGGGAGTGGAATCAAACAAATACAACTTTACCGCTCAAAAGATTTAATTCCTCAAGCTGTTAACTTAGAAAATTTTAGTTTTCTAAATAATTTAAAACTTCTACTTATAATGGGCGTAACTTCCTCTATCTACATTACTTTATGGGCATGGTCGCTAACACAAACTAGTTTTGCCAACTCTATAGTGCTGCGAAGTCTCACCCCGGTTTTTACCACTTTTTTCGGATGGCTATTCTTAGGACAGTACTTTGAAACTACCTTCTTAGTTGGGATAGCGATCGCCTTGTGTGGAGCAATTGTAATTGGGATTACTGACTTTTCATACTCTACTAATAACATCACTGGTGATGTAGCAGCCTTACTTGCTGCAATCTTCTATGGTGTTTACCTCCTGAGTGTCGAAAAACTCCGAACCAGATTTTCGTCTTCTACCATACTCCTATGGCGCTGCTTCATAGGAACAGTATTAACTCTGCCTATAGTAATATTAAGTGAACAGCCAATTTTTCCCTATTCTTTATCCGGCTGGCTAGCGGTAATTTCCCAAGCAGTTGTGTGTCAAGTATTAGGTCAAGGACTACTAGCACAATCCCTCAATCAATTATCATCAGGTTTTGTGGCTACTAGCCTTTTGCTTGAACCTATGATCACTGCATTTATAGCTTGGGTCATTTTCTCTGAGCAGTTAACTTTTATAAATTGCATAGCTTTTTGTATTGTTTTGCTCGGTGTATACTTAGCTAAACCACGTGAACTTACAATAAACACAAAAGAATAA
- the pstB gene encoding phosphate ABC transporter ATP-binding protein PstB, with product MINSSTSTTTSTVNQDAILHAQVRGFYYGKALALRNIDLPIYKNQITAFIGPSGCGKSTLLRCFNRLNDMIPETRLDGQILFKGRNIYHPREDAVVVRRYISMVFQKPNPFPKSIYSNIAFGPRIQKLRGDLDELVERSLRQAALWDEVKDKLRESALTLSGGQQQRLCIARVLAIQPEVILMDEPCSALDPITTSQIEELMRQLKEHCTIVIVTHNMQQAVRVSQMTAFFNLEMQEGSQTGELVEYDYSTVIFQQPKNHVTHEYVNGRFG from the coding sequence ATGATTAATTCTTCAACATCTACAACTACCTCTACTGTTAATCAAGATGCAATCTTACACGCACAAGTTAGGGGTTTTTATTATGGAAAAGCCTTAGCTTTACGTAATATTGATCTCCCCATATACAAAAACCAGATTACGGCGTTTATTGGTCCTTCCGGCTGTGGTAAAAGTACCTTACTTCGTTGTTTTAATCGTTTAAATGACATGATTCCTGAGACTCGCCTAGATGGTCAAATCCTGTTTAAAGGTCGTAATATTTATCATCCTCGAGAAGATGCGGTGGTAGTTCGTCGATACATTAGCATGGTCTTCCAAAAGCCGAATCCCTTTCCTAAGTCTATCTACAGCAATATTGCTTTTGGTCCTCGCATTCAGAAATTACGAGGGGATTTAGATGAATTGGTAGAGCGGTCATTACGTCAAGCTGCTCTTTGGGATGAAGTGAAAGATAAATTAAGAGAAAGCGCTTTGACCCTCTCTGGTGGACAACAGCAAAGATTATGTATTGCGCGAGTACTAGCTATACAACCGGAGGTAATACTAATGGATGAACCCTGTTCTGCTCTTGACCCCATTACCACTAGTCAGATTGAAGAATTGATGCGACAGCTAAAGGAACACTGCACAATTGTGATTGTCACCCATAATATGCAGCAGGCAGTAAGAGTTTCACAAATGACAGCATTCTTTAACCTAGAAATGCAAGAAGGAAGCCAAACTGGAGAACTGGTGGAATATGACTACTCTACTGTGATTTTTCAACAACCAAAAAATCATGTCACCCACGAATATGTTAATGGTCGTTTTGGCTGA
- a CDS encoding DUF5132 domain-containing protein, producing MSLKIIPELEEVVEGLGVPGIAAIVLLPVIIPAMGGISKSLTKATIKGGIVLYEKGKGVIAEVGETFEDIVAEAKAELAEEHTSDMETTPMEGGVN from the coding sequence ATGTCACTGAAAATAATACCAGAGTTGGAAGAAGTAGTTGAAGGTCTTGGTGTACCTGGAATTGCTGCAATAGTCCTTTTACCTGTTATCATCCCAGCGATGGGAGGTATTAGCAAATCTTTGACTAAAGCAACTATCAAAGGTGGAATTGTGCTTTATGAAAAGGGTAAAGGAGTAATCGCAGAAGTTGGTGAGACATTTGAGGATATTGTTGCTGAAGCTAAGGCCGAACTTGCTGAGGAACACACAAGCGATATGGAAACTACTCCAATGGAAGGGGGAGTTAACTAG